From Xenopus tropicalis strain Nigerian chromosome 3, UCB_Xtro_10.0, whole genome shotgun sequence, the proteins below share one genomic window:
- the LOC100496129 gene encoding histone H3, translated as MARTKQTARKSTGGKAPRKQLATKAARKSAPATGGVKKPHRYRPGTVALREIRRYQKSTELLIRKLPFQRLVREIAQDFKTDLRFQSSAVMALQEASEAYLVGLFEDTNLCAIHAKRVTIMPKDIQLARRIRGERA; from the coding sequence ATGGCCCGTACTAAACAGACCGCCCGCAAATCCACAGGCGGGAAGGCTCCCCGCAAGCAGTTGGCCACCAAGGCAGCCAGGAAGAGCGCCCCGGCCACTGGCGGAGTCAAGAAACCCCATCGTTACCGCCCAGGGACTGTGGCTCTCCGGGAAATCCGCCGCTACCAGAAATCCACTGAGTTGCTGATCCGCAAACTGCCTTTCCAGCGTCTGGTCCGGGAGATCGCCCAGGACTTCAAGACCGATCTGAGGTTCCAGAGCTCAGCCGTTATGGCTCTGCAGGAGGCCAGCGAGGCTTATCTGGTGGGGCTCTTTGAGGACACCAACCTGTGCGCCATCCACGCCAAGAGGGTCACCATCATGCCCAAGGATATCCAGCTGGCCCGCAGGATCCGAGGGGAGAGGGCTTAG
- the h2ac12 gene encoding H2A clustered histone 12: MSGRGKQGGKTRAKAKTRSSRAGLQFPVGRVHRLLRKGNYAERVGAGAPVYLAAVLEYLTAEILELAGNAARDNKKTRIIPRHLQLAVRNDEELNKLLGGVTIAQGGVLPNIQSVLLPKKTESTKAAKSK, encoded by the coding sequence ATGTCAGGAAGAGGCAAACAAGGCGGGAAGACCCGGGCAAAGGCCAAGACTCGCTCATCTCgggctgggctgcagttcccagtCGGCCGTGTTCACCGGCTGCTGAGGAAAGGCAATTATGCTGAGCGGGTGGGAGCCGGAGCTCCAGTCTATCTTGCCGCAGTGCTGGAGTATCTGACCGCTGAGATcctggagttggccgggaacgctgcccgggataacaagaagacccgtatcatccccaggcacctgcagctcgctgtgcgcaacgatgaggagctgaacaaactgctcggaggggtgactatcgctcagggcggtgtcctgcccaacatccagtccGTGCTGCTCCCTAAGAAAACCGAGAGCACCAAAGCGGCCAAGAGCAAGTGA
- the LOC101734494 gene encoding histone H2B 1.1: MPEPAKSAPAPKKGSKKAVSKTQKKDGKKRRKSRKESYAIYVYKVLKQVHPDTGISSKAMSIMNSFVNDVFERIAGEASRLAHYNKRSTITSREIQTAVRLLLPGELAKHAVSEGTKAVTKYTSAK, translated from the coding sequence ATGCCCGAACCCGCCAAATCCGCCCCAGCGCCAAAGAAAGGCTCTAAGAAAGCGGTGAGTAAAACGcagaagaaagatgggaagaagcgcaggaagaGCAGGAAGGAGAGTTACGCCATCTACGTGTACAAAgtgctgaagcaggtgcacccTGATACCGGCATCTCTtccaaggccatgagcatcatgaactcctttgtTAACGATGTGTTCgagcgcatcgcaggggaagcctcccgcctggctcattacaacaagcgctccaccatcacctcccgggagatccagaccgcggtccgcctgctgctgcctggggagctggccaagcacGCTGTGTCCGAGGGGACAAAGGCTGTGACTAAATACACCAGCGCCAAGTAA
- the LOC101734349 gene encoding histone H1B has product MAEAAETAPAPPPAEPAAKKKKQSKKAAGATKSKKPSGPSVSELIVKAVSASKERSGVSLAALKKALAAGGYDVEKNNSRLKLALKGLVSKETLVQVKGNGASGSFKLNKKQLQSKEKAAPAAAKAKKPAAKKAAKSPKKPKKVSAAAKSPKKVAKKAAKAAKSPKKVAKKAAKAAKSPIKPKAAKAKKVAKSPAKKSVKPKAAKSPAKAKAAKPKVAKAKKAAPKKK; this is encoded by the coding sequence ATGGCTGAAGCAGCTGAGACGGCGCCTGCTCCTCCCCCGGCTGAACCCGCAGCCAAGAAGAAGAAACAGAGCAAGAAAGCAGCGGGGGCCACTAAATCCAAGAAGCCATCTGGGCCCAGTGTGTCCGAACTGATAGTCAAAGCCGTATCCGCTTCCAAGGAGCGCAGCGGGGTGTCCCTGGCAGCTCTGAAGAAGGCTCTGGCTGCAGGAGGTTACGATGTGGAGAAGAATAACAGCCGCCTCAAGCTGGCTCTCAAGGGCTTGGTCAGTAAGGAGACCCTTGTCCAAGTGAAAGGGAACGGAGCCTCCGGGTCCTTCAAGCTCAACAAGAAGCAGCTGCAGAGTAAGGAGAAGGCGGCACCGGCAGCAGCCAAAGCCAAGAAACCGGCAGCAAAGAAGGCAGCCAAGTCCCCGAAGAAGCCCAAGAAGGTGTCCGCAGCCGCCAAGAGCCCAAAGAAGGTGGCGAAGAAAGCAGCAAAGGCCGCCAAGAGCCCAAAGAAGGTGGCGAAGAAAGCAGCAAAGGCAGCGAAGAGCCCCATAAAGCCTAAAGCTGCCAAAGCCAAGAAAGTGGCCAAGAGCCCCGCAAAAAAGAGCGTGAAGCCCAAAGCTGCCAAAAGCCCCGCAAAGGCCAAAGCAGCCAAACCCAAAGTGGCTAAAGCAAAGAAAGCCGCCCCTAAGAAGAAATAA